In Buchnera aphidicola (Aphis aurantii), one DNA window encodes the following:
- the tsaD gene encoding tRNA (adenosine(37)-N6)-threonylcarbamoyltransferase complex transferase subunit TsaD, with translation MKVLGIETSCDDTGIAIYDSIKGLLINELYDQKKIHAYYGGIVPELASREHSKKIIFLIDKIFKKINIKKDIDLIAYTAGPGLVGSLLVGATFACSLGFSLNIPILPINHMEAHLLSPMLECKSITFPFIGLLVSGKHTQIVAAYKLGKYEILGNSLDDAAGEAFDKISKLLGLKYPNGQELSNLAMKGIKHNLYFPRPMKNDSSLNFSFSGLKTFVMNIIKDKILNYQEKANIAKAFEEAVIDILLIKAKKALYQKGWNNLVIAGGVSANKLLRQRSSIMMKKFFSGQVFYAASKFCTDNGAMIAYLGSLYYKKKNISSLEILIDPKWSLDHPFFFK, from the coding sequence ATGAAAGTATTAGGTATTGAAACATCCTGTGATGATACTGGTATTGCCATTTATGACAGCATTAAAGGTTTATTAATCAACGAATTATATGACCAAAAAAAAATACATGCTTATTATGGCGGAATTGTACCTGAGTTAGCATCACGTGAACATTCAAAAAAAATAATTTTTTTAATAGATAAAATTTTTAAAAAAATAAACATCAAGAAGGATATTGATCTTATCGCATATACTGCGGGGCCTGGTTTAGTTGGTTCTTTATTAGTTGGTGCAACTTTTGCTTGTTCTCTAGGTTTTTCTTTAAATATTCCTATATTACCTATCAATCATATGGAAGCACATTTATTATCACCAATGTTAGAGTGTAAGTCAATAACATTTCCATTTATTGGACTATTAGTATCTGGTAAGCATACTCAAATTGTTGCGGCTTATAAATTGGGAAAATATGAAATTCTTGGAAATTCGTTAGATGATGCAGCAGGTGAAGCTTTTGATAAAATATCAAAATTATTAGGTTTAAAATACCCAAATGGTCAGGAATTATCTAATTTAGCAATGAAAGGTATAAAACACAATTTATATTTTCCTCGTCCTATGAAAAATGATTCAAGTTTAAATTTTAGTTTTTCAGGATTAAAAACTTTTGTTATGAATATTATTAAAGATAAAATTCTAAATTACCAAGAAAAAGCAAATATTGCTAAAGCTTTTGAAGAAGCAGTAATTGATATATTATTAATTAAAGCAAAAAAAGCATTATATCAAAAAGGGTGGAATAATCTAGTAATAGCTGGAGGTGTAAGTGCAAACAAATTATTACGCCAAAGATCATCAATTATGATGAAAAAATTTTTTAGTGGTCAAGTATTTTATGCTGCTTCAAAATTTTGCACAGATAATGGAGCAATGATTGCTTATTTAGGATCTTTGTACTATAAAAAAAAAAATATTTCTTCATTGGAAATTTTAATTGATCCAAAATGGTCTTTAGACCATCCATTTTTTTTTAAATAA
- the ribB gene encoding 3,4-dihydroxy-2-butanone-4-phosphate synthase, with protein sequence MNQKLLFEFGNPEERVEKGILALKSGQGIIIIDDEQRENEGDLVFSSEKMTVEQMAFTIRYGSGIVCLCITEDKRKQLKLPMMVKNNTSTYRTGFTVTIEASQGISTGVSAQDRLTTIKTAIADNAQPSDLNRPGHVFPLRGDIGGILARPGHTEAAIEIVSLAGLKPAGVICELTNKDGSMSRTPEIIKFSKEKKMTVLTINDLILYIQKK encoded by the coding sequence ATGAATCAAAAATTACTTTTCGAATTTGGAAATCCTGAAGAACGGGTAGAAAAAGGAATATTAGCTTTAAAATCTGGACAAGGTATTATCATAATAGATGATGAACAACGAGAAAATGAAGGTGATCTTGTATTTTCATCAGAAAAAATGACAGTAGAACAAATGGCTTTTACCATACGATATGGCAGTGGTATTGTATGTTTATGCATTACAGAAGACAAACGTAAACAATTAAAATTACCCATGATGGTTAAAAATAATACCAGTACTTATCGTACTGGATTTACAGTAACAATAGAAGCTTCTCAAGGAATTTCCACTGGTGTTTCAGCTCAAGATAGATTAACAACTATAAAAACAGCTATAGCAGATAATGCTCAACCTAGCGATTTAAATCGACCCGGTCATGTATTTCCTTTAAGAGGTGATATAGGTGGAATTTTAGCAAGACCTGGCCATACAGAAGCAGCTATTGAGATAGTATCTCTTGCTGGTTTAAAACCAGCTGGAGTTATTTGTGAATTAACTAATAAAGATGGATCAATGTCTCGAACACCCGAAATTATTAAATTTTCAAAAGAAAAAAAAATGACAGTATTAACCATAAATGATTTAATTTTGTACATTCAAAAAAAATAA
- the rfaE1 gene encoding D-glycero-beta-D-manno-heptose-7-phosphate kinase, which produces MKKKIIDFNNALVLVVGDLILDCYWYSKNYYMLSEQSMPVALIKKIKKQPGGAGNVAKNIAEIGGQCKIIGLIGEDREGIILKKLLKHIKIYSDLITVKNTKTITKIRIVSEKKQLMRLDFQEKYIFNDFNRLYKKIINSLKYYKVLILSDYAKGTLFDVEKIISLAAKMSIPVLIDPKGIDFKKYSGASLLTPNFSEFEKIVGKCDKEQQILKKGIKLVSELNLLGLLVTRSKNGMTLFQSGKKPIHFPAISKIASDVTGAGDTVISIIASALATGYSLEESCFYANIGASIVIQKIGTETVNIHELNTVLNI; this is translated from the coding sequence ATGAAAAAAAAAATAATTGATTTTAATAATGCACTTGTTTTGGTAGTTGGAGATTTAATCTTAGATTGTTATTGGTATAGTAAAAATTATTATATGTTATCAGAACAATCAATGCCTGTAGCACTCATTAAAAAAATTAAAAAACAACCAGGTGGAGCTGGAAACGTAGCTAAAAATATTGCAGAAATAGGTGGTCAATGTAAAATAATTGGTTTAATCGGGGAAGACAGAGAAGGTATAATATTAAAAAAACTTCTTAAACATATAAAAATTTATTCTGATTTAATAACTGTTAAAAATACTAAAACAATTACAAAAATTAGAATTGTATCTGAAAAAAAACAATTAATGCGACTAGATTTTCAAGAAAAATATATTTTTAATGATTTTAACAGGTTATATAAAAAAATTATTAATTCATTAAAATATTATAAAGTTTTAATATTATCGGATTATGCTAAAGGAACGCTATTTGATGTAGAAAAAATTATTAGTTTAGCAGCAAAAATGTCTATTCCTGTGCTTATAGATCCAAAAGGAATAGATTTTAAAAAATATTCTGGAGCAAGCTTATTAACACCCAATTTTTCTGAATTTGAAAAAATAGTAGGAAAATGTGATAAAGAACAGCAAATATTAAAAAAAGGAATTAAATTAGTATCTGAGTTAAATTTGTTAGGATTATTAGTCACTCGATCTAAAAACGGTATGACATTATTTCAATCTGGGAAAAAACCGATACATTTTCCAGCAATATCTAAAATAGCATCAGATGTCACAGGTGCTGGAGATACAGTAATTTCCATTATTGCTTCAGCTTTAGCTACAGGCTACTCTTTAGAAGAGTCATGTTTTTATGCTAATATTGGAGCAAGTATAGTAATACAAAAAATAGGAACCGAAACTGTAAATATTCATGAATTAAATACAGTTTTAAATATATAA
- a CDS encoding tRNA CCA-pyrophosphorylase, translating into MKIYLVGGAVRDQLLNLPIKDRDWVVVGATKETLLKKKFQQVGKDFPVFLHPDTHEEYALARKERKLGKGYTSFDTNFHSSITLEEDLVRRDLTINAIAQDEFGNYIDPYHGKKDLENRLLRHVSGSFIEDPLRVLRTARFAAQLMHLGFRIAKETMFLMCEIVKKKELLYLTINRIWSETEKAFKTNNPHIYFQVLYSCKALKLIFPEISFLYRKELFFINIFNHLNNCFLSMGLAKISVLTKDISIRFAYLFQFISLNINYTSNEKFYDQVSASIVKNFCNRFNIPIHIKDMVVLCVGFYKFLSLINYQTSKNIISFFSKIDAWRKPDRIKKFILLSNFNFLNNKLNNTSNINLSPGLFLEKSFYIAQNISIQSILKKGFKGKQIKFELNRLRIEKLNAWRTKYFKNLL; encoded by the coding sequence ATGAAAATATATTTAGTTGGTGGTGCTGTTCGGGATCAGTTATTAAATTTGCCAATTAAAGATAGAGATTGGGTAGTAGTCGGAGCGACTAAAGAAACATTATTAAAAAAGAAATTTCAACAAGTTGGTAAAGATTTTCCAGTTTTTTTGCATCCAGATACACATGAGGAATATGCTTTAGCAAGAAAAGAAAGAAAGTTAGGAAAAGGATATACTAGTTTTGATACTAATTTTCATTCTTCTATAACCTTAGAAGAAGATTTAGTTAGACGTGATTTAACAATTAATGCTATTGCACAAGATGAATTTGGAAATTATATCGATCCATATCATGGTAAAAAGGATTTAGAGAATCGATTATTACGTCATGTTTCAGGATCTTTTATTGAAGATCCATTACGTGTTTTAAGAACGGCGAGATTTGCAGCTCAATTAATGCATTTAGGGTTTCGAATCGCTAAAGAAACTATGTTTTTAATGTGTGAAATAGTAAAAAAAAAAGAACTATTATATTTAACTATTAATAGAATTTGGAGTGAAACTGAAAAAGCATTTAAAACTAATAATCCTCATATTTATTTTCAAGTATTATATTCTTGTAAAGCGCTTAAGTTAATTTTTCCAGAAATATCTTTTCTTTATCGAAAAGAGTTATTTTTTATAAATATATTTAATCATTTAAATAATTGTTTTTTATCAATGGGTTTAGCTAAAATATCTGTTTTAACTAAAGATATTTCTATACGTTTTGCTTATTTATTTCAATTTATTTCGTTAAATATCAATTATACATCTAATGAAAAATTTTATGATCAAGTTTCTGCGTCTATTGTTAAAAATTTTTGCAATCGTTTTAATATTCCTATACATATTAAAGATATGGTTGTTTTATGTGTTGGTTTTTATAAATTTTTAAGTTTAATAAATTATCAAACTTCTAAAAATATTATAAGTTTTTTTTCTAAAATAGATGCCTGGAGAAAACCAGATCGTATTAAAAAATTTATATTGTTAAGTAATTTTAATTTTTTAAATAATAAATTAAATAACACTTCGAATATTAATTTATCACCTGGTTTATTTTTAGAAAAATCTTTCTATATTGCACAAAATATATCTATTCAATCTATCTTAAAGAAAGGTTTTAAAGGTAAACAAATAAAATTCGAATTAAATCGATTAAGAATTGAAAAATTAAATGCATGGAGAACAAAATATTTTAAAAATTTGCTTTAA
- a CDS encoding undecaprenyl-diphosphate phosphatase: protein MIYISKIIISIIIGTIEGITEFLPISSTGHIVLISHWLGILNKNTDILKIFVQFGSAVAILIFFSKKIINLIKFKKNKNIHVLISLIPTVSLGFIFYNDIKLLFNPKNIMYALILGGIFLIISEFFKPKKSTTNSIYDINLLQSFIIGCFEALCLYPGFSRSGATIGAAILLGLERSVAIDFSFIISIPLTLGASLLDLIKNIHNVNINHIPYYLSGFFISLIISLLSIKRLITILKKISLNIFGYYRFILASLIYFIN from the coding sequence ATGATTTATATTTCTAAAATAATTATTTCTATAATTATAGGTACAATAGAAGGGATAACAGAATTTCTTCCTATTTCATCAACAGGTCATATAGTTTTGATTAGTCATTGGTTAGGTATATTAAATAAAAATACAGATATATTAAAAATATTTGTGCAATTTGGATCAGCAGTGGCAATATTAATATTTTTTTCTAAAAAAATAATAAATTTAATAAAATTTAAAAAAAACAAAAATATTCACGTATTGATATCTTTAATACCTACAGTATCTTTGGGTTTTATCTTTTACAATGATATTAAGTTATTATTTAATCCGAAAAATATTATGTATGCATTAATTTTAGGAGGTATTTTTCTTATTATTTCAGAATTTTTTAAACCTAAAAAATCCACAACAAATTCTATTTATGATATAAATTTATTACAATCATTTATTATTGGATGTTTTGAAGCATTATGTTTATATCCAGGATTTTCAAGATCAGGAGCAACTATAGGAGCTGCAATATTATTGGGTCTTGAACGTTCTGTTGCAATAGATTTTTCTTTTATTATTTCAATTCCATTAACATTAGGAGCATCTTTGTTAGATCTAATAAAAAACATACATAATGTTAATATAAATCATATACCATATTATTTAAGTGGATTTTTTATATCTTTAATAATTTCTTTGCTTTCAATTAAAAGACTAATTACAATATTAAAAAAAATTTCATTAAATATTTTCGGATATTATCGATTTATATTAGCAAGCTTAATTTATTTTATAAATTAA
- the crr gene encoding PTS glucose transporter subunit IIA — translation MGVLSDFFNRKKSNFSKKIEIFAPVSGEIINIEDVPDIVFSKKIVGDGVAIKPSGNKIISPINGTIGKILDSKHAFSMLSEDGVELFVHFGIDTIKLKGEGFEKIAQDDQEVKIGDTIIIFDLNVLEKKARSILTPVVISNMDKFKRIEKSSGSIIAGETIIMSLYN, via the coding sequence ATGGGTGTATTATCAGATTTTTTTAATAGAAAAAAATCTAATTTTTCAAAAAAAATAGAAATTTTCGCGCCTGTATCAGGTGAAATAATAAATATTGAAGATGTACCAGATATTGTATTTTCAAAAAAAATTGTAGGTGATGGAGTTGCAATTAAACCATCAGGTAATAAAATAATATCACCAATCAACGGAACTATCGGTAAAATACTTGATAGTAAACATGCTTTTTCAATGCTCTCAGAAGATGGAGTGGAATTGTTCGTTCATTTTGGAATCGATACGATCAAACTAAAAGGAGAAGGTTTTGAAAAAATAGCACAAGATGATCAAGAAGTAAAAATAGGAGATACTATTATAATATTTGATTTAAATGTCTTAGAAAAAAAAGCACGTTCTATTTTAACACCTGTCGTAATATCTAATATGGACAAATTCAAAAGAATAGAAAAGTCATCAGGTTCTATTATTGCCGGTGAAACAATAATTATGTCTTTATATAATTAA
- the ptsI gene encoding phosphoenolpyruvate-protein phosphotransferase PtsI has protein sequence MISGILASPGIAFGNALLLKNEDIVINREIISAPNIQTEIKNFLNGQKKSIHQLTEIKLAIGKKFGKKQEGIFEGHIMLLEDEELTTEVIDLIKEKKISAAEATKYVINKQAQELEKIKDEYLKNRAIDIRDIGLRLLKNILNIDIVDLNNIKTKVILVSKDLTPSETAQINLKYILGFITDLGGPTSHTSIMARSLEIPAIVGTGNITNHVKNNDYIILDSINNQIFINPSKILINEKRKVEKNYFLKKNSFKKLKNLPATTTDGHNIKIGSNIGNIQDVESAKKNGAECIGLYRTEFLFMGRNTLPNEQEQFQAYKKIAETMENKSVIIRTMDIGGDKDLPYMNLPKEDNPFLGWRAIRISMDRKEILHTQLKAILKASAFGKIYILFPMIISVEEIRILKIEIKKLKKQLDDKKILYDKNIKIGIMIETPASAIIADHLIKEVDFFSIGTNDLTQYTLAVDRGNDLISHLYNPISPSVLKLIKKVIDTSHKNGKWTGMCGELAGDERITALLLGMGLDEFSMSSTSIPKIKEKIRKTSFLKAQHLAEKILTLSTTKEILNLLNQFN, from the coding sequence ATGATTTCAGGCATTTTAGCATCACCGGGTATAGCGTTTGGCAATGCTCTTTTATTAAAAAATGAAGATATTGTCATTAACCGGGAAATAATTTCTGCTCCAAATATTCAAACAGAAATAAAAAATTTTTTAAATGGACAAAAAAAATCAATACACCAATTAACAGAAATCAAATTAGCCATAGGAAAAAAATTTGGAAAAAAACAAGAAGGTATTTTTGAAGGTCATATTATGCTTCTTGAAGATGAAGAATTAACAACAGAAGTAATAGACCTTATTAAAGAAAAAAAAATATCAGCAGCAGAAGCAACTAAATATGTGATTAATAAACAAGCTCAAGAACTGGAAAAAATCAAAGATGAATACTTAAAAAACAGAGCAATTGATATAAGAGATATTGGATTACGTTTATTAAAAAATATACTTAATATTGATATTGTTGATTTGAATAATATAAAAACTAAAGTAATTTTAGTTTCAAAAGATCTTACTCCTTCTGAAACTGCACAAATTAATTTAAAATATATTTTAGGGTTTATTACAGATTTAGGAGGTCCAACATCGCATACTTCAATTATGGCGAGATCGCTTGAAATACCTGCAATTGTAGGAACTGGAAACATTACGAATCACGTTAAAAATAATGATTATATTATTTTAGATTCAATTAATAATCAAATTTTTATTAATCCTTCTAAAATATTAATAAATGAAAAACGAAAGGTAGAAAAAAACTATTTTTTAAAAAAAAATAGCTTTAAAAAACTAAAAAACTTACCAGCAACCACAACTGATGGGCACAATATTAAAATAGGTTCTAATATTGGAAACATTCAAGATGTTGAATCAGCAAAAAAAAATGGAGCTGAATGTATCGGTCTTTATCGAACAGAATTTTTATTTATGGGTCGTAATACATTACCAAATGAACAAGAACAATTTCAAGCATATAAAAAAATTGCAGAAACTATGGAAAATAAATCAGTTATTATAAGAACTATGGATATTGGAGGTGATAAAGACTTACCCTACATGAATTTACCAAAAGAAGATAACCCATTTTTAGGGTGGAGAGCTATACGAATTTCAATGGATAGAAAAGAAATTTTACATACTCAATTAAAAGCTATCCTTAAAGCTTCTGCTTTTGGTAAAATATATATTTTATTTCCTATGATTATTTCTGTTGAGGAAATTAGAATATTAAAAATAGAAATTAAAAAATTAAAAAAGCAATTAGATGATAAAAAGATACTGTATGATAAAAATATTAAAATCGGAATTATGATAGAAACCCCTGCATCAGCTATCATCGCTGATCATCTAATAAAAGAAGTAGATTTTTTTAGTATTGGAACTAATGATTTAACACAGTATACTTTAGCTGTTGATAGAGGTAATGATCTAATTTCACATTTATATAATCCAATAAGCCCATCTGTATTAAAATTAATTAAAAAAGTAATAGATACTTCACATAAAAATGGAAAATGGACCGGCATGTGCGGAGAATTAGCAGGCGATGAACGCATTACCGCTCTTTTACTGGGCATGGGTTTAGATGAATTTAGTATGAGTTCAACAAGTATTCCAAAAATCAAAGAAAAAATTCGAAAAACATCTTTTTTAAAAGCTCAACATTTAGCCGAAAAAATATTAACTTTATCTACAACAAAAGAAATATTAAATTTATTAAATCAATTTAATTAA
- a CDS encoding HPr family phosphocarrier protein — protein sequence MFQNEIKITATHGLHTRPAAEFVKEAKKFISDIHIIYNGKSVNAKSLFKIQTLGLVHGSLITLSAEGKDEKKAIEHLSKVMTELE from the coding sequence ATGTTTCAAAATGAAATAAAAATTACTGCAACACATGGATTACATACTCGACCTGCAGCTGAATTTGTAAAAGAAGCAAAAAAATTTATTTCTGATATTCATATTATTTATAATGGAAAATCTGTTAATGCAAAAAGTTTATTTAAAATTCAAACACTTGGTTTAGTTCACGGTAGTTTAATTACGTTATCAGCAGAAGGAAAAGATGAAAAAAAAGCTATTGAACATTTATCTAAAGTAATGACAGAATTAGAATAA
- the cysK gene encoding cysteine synthase A, which produces MSKIYKDNSLTIGNTPLVRLNKIGNGNILVKIESRNPSFSVKCRIGANMIWDAEKKGNLNKNTKLIEATSGNTGIALAYVAASRNYKLILTMPDSMSMERKKLLISLGAKLVLTDSKKGMKGAICKANEIVSCNKDDYFLLKQFENPANPEIHENTTGPEIWRDTDGDIDILVSGVGTGGTITGITRYIKNIKNKKKLISVAVEPLESPVITQFLSGKKIQPGLHKIQGIGAGFIPKNLDLSLIDKVITISSEESMLHAQNIMKKEGILAGISSGAAIAAALKIQNQKAFLNKKIVVILPSSGERYLSTELFSTSFPNSNKD; this is translated from the coding sequence ATGAGTAAAATATATAAAGATAATTCATTAACCATTGGTAATACACCTCTTGTTCGTTTAAATAAAATAGGAAATGGAAACATTTTAGTAAAAATAGAATCTAGAAATCCAAGTTTTAGTGTGAAATGTAGAATTGGTGCTAATATGATATGGGATGCAGAAAAAAAGGGAAATTTAAATAAAAATACTAAATTAATTGAAGCGACCAGTGGAAATACAGGAATAGCTTTAGCATATGTTGCAGCCTCTAGAAATTATAAGTTAATTCTTACAATGCCTGATTCTATGTCTATGGAAAGAAAAAAATTATTAATATCTTTAGGAGCAAAATTAGTGTTAACAGATAGCAAAAAGGGAATGAAAGGAGCTATTTGTAAAGCAAACGAAATTGTATCTTGTAATAAAGATGACTATTTTCTATTAAAACAATTTGAAAATCCTGCCAATCCAGAAATACATGAAAATACTACTGGACCAGAAATTTGGCGTGATACTGATGGAGATATAGATATATTAGTTTCAGGAGTTGGTACTGGTGGAACAATCACAGGAATTACAAGATATATAAAAAATATCAAAAATAAAAAAAAACTTATCAGTGTTGCTGTAGAGCCATTAGAATCACCTGTAATCACACAATTTTTATCAGGAAAAAAAATACAACCTGGATTACATAAAATCCAAGGTATTGGAGCTGGTTTTATCCCTAAAAATTTAGATTTAAGTTTAATTGATAAAGTAATAACAATATCAAGTGAAGAATCAATGTTACATGCTCAAAATATTATGAAAAAAGAAGGAATATTAGCTGGTATTTCTTCTGGTGCTGCTATTGCAGCGGCTTTAAAAATACAGAATCAAAAAGCATTTTTAAATAAAAAAATAGTAGTAATACTTCCTTCTTCTGGGGAACGTTATTTAAGTACAGAATTATTTTCTACATCATTTCCAAATAGCAATAAAGATTAA
- the ligA gene encoding NAD-dependent DNA ligase LigA has product MKKIKYQLNKLREKILKYDYYYHTLDKPIVSDSEYDYVLKQLYDLEVKHKELITPDSPTQKIGSNLIDKFKKVTHFFPMLSLENTFDLHGYLKFENRIKKKNISSSVIDFCCELKIDGVAVSLIYEKGTLIRAATRGDGYFGENITENIKTIKSIPLKLKGINIPKRLEIKGEVFMLKSDFLKLNTQSFLNKKKYFSNPRNAAAGSLRQINSKITAERKLMFFCHGFNFFKKNKHFKTHYEMLCQCKSWGIPVNKEILICSNYLEVLNFYKKFEKNRLLFDFDIDGIVIKINSLYLQKKLGANNKAPRWAIAFKYLPKKQISQLKDVKFEVGRTGVITPVAYFSPVYISGVFIRKASLYNKNEINKLDLHFNDYILIERSGDVIPKITNIIKTKRLKNAKKVLFPINCPMCNSELLSNQDNKITRCLAGLICNAQKKKLFYHFFSKNALNANGVGPKVINKLMQKKIVSNLIDFFYIKENQLQSLENIGKKKSRKIIQIIFTSKKTTLNRLIYALGIFSVGEVIADKLSHYFNDINHLMNASKEELELIDGIGHVVSSNIFDYFSISKNRKLVNQLTKILHIIPYNQNTQINSIFNKNIVITGIFKKYSRNELKEILVNLGACISNRVTKNTELLIFGERFGNKFIQADKLKIKMINEKELNSLLKSLIS; this is encoded by the coding sequence ATGAAAAAAATTAAATATCAACTTAATAAATTACGTGAAAAAATTTTAAAATATGATTATTACTATCATACTTTGGATAAACCCATAGTTTCTGATTCAGAATATGATTATGTATTAAAGCAATTATATGATTTAGAAGTTAAACACAAAGAGTTAATTACTCCTGATTCACCTACGCAAAAAATAGGTTCAAATTTAATTGATAAATTTAAAAAGGTAACACATTTTTTTCCCATGTTATCTTTAGAAAATACATTTGATTTACATGGATATTTAAAATTTGAAAATAGAATTAAAAAAAAAAATATTTCTAGTTCTGTAATAGATTTTTGCTGTGAATTAAAAATCGATGGAGTAGCAGTTAGTTTAATTTATGAAAAAGGAACTTTAATTCGAGCTGCGACCCGAGGCGATGGTTATTTTGGGGAAAATATTACAGAAAATATAAAAACAATTAAATCGATTCCATTAAAACTAAAAGGAATTAATATACCTAAAAGGTTGGAAATTAAGGGTGAAGTTTTTATGTTAAAGTCTGATTTTCTAAAACTAAATACTCAATCTTTTTTAAATAAAAAAAAATATTTTTCTAATCCTCGAAATGCAGCTGCTGGATCATTGAGACAAATTAACTCTAAAATTACTGCTGAAAGAAAATTAATGTTTTTTTGCCATGGGTTTAATTTTTTTAAAAAAAATAAACATTTCAAAACTCATTACGAAATGCTTTGTCAATGTAAAAGTTGGGGTATACCTGTTAATAAGGAAATATTAATTTGTTCTAATTATTTAGAAGTATTAAATTTTTATAAAAAGTTTGAAAAAAATCGTTTGTTGTTTGATTTTGATATAGATGGAATTGTAATTAAAATTAATTCACTTTATTTACAAAAAAAATTAGGTGCTAATAATAAAGCGCCAAGATGGGCTATTGCTTTTAAATATCTTCCTAAAAAGCAAATATCTCAGCTAAAAGATGTGAAATTTGAAGTAGGAAGAACAGGGGTTATTACCCCGGTTGCTTATTTTTCTCCTGTTTATATTTCAGGTGTATTTATCAGGAAAGCTTCTTTATATAATAAAAATGAAATTAATAAATTAGATTTGCATTTTAATGATTACATTCTTATAGAACGTTCTGGAGATGTTATACCAAAAATTACTAATATTATTAAAACAAAACGTTTGAAAAATGCAAAAAAAGTTTTATTTCCAATTAATTGTCCGATGTGTAATTCAGAATTATTATCAAATCAAGACAATAAGATAACACGTTGTCTTGCTGGGTTAATATGTAATGCTCAGAAAAAAAAATTATTTTATCATTTTTTTTCAAAAAATGCATTAAATGCGAATGGTGTAGGTCCTAAAGTTATTAATAAATTAATGCAAAAAAAAATTGTTTCAAATTTAATAGATTTTTTTTATATAAAAGAAAATCAATTACAAAGTCTAGAAAATATAGGAAAAAAAAAGAGTAGAAAAATTATTCAAATTATTTTTACATCTAAAAAAACTACTTTAAATCGTTTGATTTATGCTTTAGGAATTTTTTCTGTAGGTGAAGTAATTGCTGATAAATTATCTCATTATTTTAATGATATTAATCATTTAATGAATGCTTCTAAAGAAGAATTAGAATTAATTGACGGAATAGGTCACGTAGTTTCTAGCAATATATTTGACTATTTTTCGATTTCTAAAAATCGAAAATTAGTAAATCAATTAACAAAAATATTACATATTATACCGTATAACCAAAATACTCAAATCAATAGTATATTTAATAAAAATATTGTTATAACAGGTATCTTTAAAAAGTATTCTAGAAATGAATTAAAAGAAATTTTAGTTAATTTAGGTGCTTGTATTAGTAATAGAGTTACGAAAAATACAGAATTATTAATATTTGGCGAAAGATTTGGTAATAAGTTTATACAGGCAGATAAATTAAAAATTAAAATGATTAACGAAAAGGAACTGAATTCATTATTAAAAAGTTTAATTTCTTGA